One Pseudomonas entomophila genomic window carries:
- a CDS encoding sigma-54-dependent transcriptional regulator: MDHSILVVEDDDILADNIRTYLSLKGFEVSVCSSAELALEQIQRARPDAVLTDNSLPGMSGHDLLRTLVAQAPELKVIMMTGYGNVEDAVQAMKEGAFHYLTKPVVLAELKLMLDKALATERMERTLSFYQEREAQKSGLQALIGESPAMLELKHTLRQLLDAERRMASDDLPPVLVEGETGTGKELVARALHFDGSRAKGPFIEFNCASIPANLLEAELFGHEKGAFTDAKERRVGLVEAADGGTLFLDEIGEMDLVLQAKLLKLLEDRSIRRIGAVKERKVDLRVISATNCNLEQMVQQGKFRRDLFFRLRIIALKVPRLYARGQDILRLARHFLAHHGRRYGKPGLRFSAEAEALMLGYSWPGNVRELRNMLEQTVLLAPNEVIGAHQLNLCLTLVDEPLAQPSALPVFDIPRHEPEATGSLPDMERDMVCRTLDRTDWNVTKSARLLGLSRDMLRYKIEKLGLTRPDKRQW, translated from the coding sequence ATGGACCACAGCATCCTGGTGGTCGAGGATGACGACATCCTCGCCGACAACATTCGCACCTACCTGAGCCTCAAGGGCTTCGAGGTCTCGGTGTGCTCCAGTGCCGAGCTTGCCCTGGAGCAGATCCAGCGCGCCCGGCCCGACGCCGTGCTCACCGACAACTCATTGCCCGGCATGAGCGGGCACGACCTGCTGCGCACCCTGGTCGCCCAGGCACCGGAGCTCAAGGTGATCATGATGACCGGCTACGGCAACGTCGAGGACGCGGTGCAGGCCATGAAGGAGGGGGCTTTCCACTACCTCACCAAGCCGGTGGTGCTGGCCGAGCTCAAGTTGATGCTGGACAAGGCCCTGGCCACCGAACGCATGGAGCGCACGCTGTCGTTCTACCAGGAGCGCGAGGCGCAGAAGTCCGGCCTGCAGGCGCTGATCGGCGAGTCGCCGGCCATGCTCGAGCTCAAGCACACCCTGCGCCAGTTGCTCGACGCCGAGCGGCGCATGGCCAGCGACGACCTGCCGCCGGTGCTGGTGGAGGGCGAGACCGGTACTGGCAAGGAGCTGGTGGCGCGGGCCCTGCATTTCGACGGCAGCCGCGCCAAGGGGCCGTTCATCGAGTTCAACTGCGCATCGATCCCGGCCAACCTGCTCGAGGCGGAACTGTTCGGCCATGAAAAGGGTGCGTTCACCGATGCCAAGGAGCGCCGCGTTGGGCTGGTGGAGGCGGCGGACGGCGGCACCTTGTTCCTCGACGAGATCGGTGAGATGGACCTGGTGCTCCAGGCCAAGCTGCTCAAGCTGCTGGAGGATCGCAGCATCCGCCGCATCGGCGCGGTGAAGGAGCGCAAGGTCGACTTGCGGGTGATCAGCGCGACCAACTGCAACCTGGAGCAGATGGTGCAGCAGGGCAAGTTTCGCCGCGACCTGTTCTTCCGCCTGCGCATCATCGCCCTGAAAGTGCCGCGGCTGTATGCCCGGGGCCAGGATATCCTGCGCCTGGCCCGGCATTTCCTCGCCCATCATGGCCGGCGCTATGGCAAGCCGGGCCTGCGTTTTTCCGCCGAGGCGGAAGCCTTGATGCTGGGGTACAGCTGGCCGGGCAATGTGCGTGAGCTGCGCAACATGCTCGAGCAGACGGTGTTGCTGGCGCCCAACGAGGTGATCGGCGCGCACCAATTGAACCTGTGCCTGACCCTGGTGGATGAGCCGCTGGCCCAGCCGTCAGCGTTGCCCGTGTTCGACATCCCGCGACACGAGCCGGAAGCGACCGGCAGCCTGCCCGACATGGAGCGCGACATGGTCTGCCGTACCCTCGACCGTACCGACTGGAACGTCACCAAGTCGGCACGTTTGCTGGGGCTGTCACGGGACATGCTGCGCTACAAGATCGAGAAGCTCGGGCTGACGCGGCCGGACAAGCGCCAGTGGTGA
- a CDS encoding sensor histidine kinase, whose translation MQTLENETPDSTRGPSVGGAVPLHEFNLLRWFSLVSLLIIASVAGGLGYVSTRFVVRDSVERDAMLTAQFIQAMAQAEVRHSQLPPGTTMGELIDPRLDQQHLQFGAPLAESTRVEFLDHVEHLPDTLLANVYARDRTVVWSTNPQLIGKHIDEDDDLEHAFGSRKAVSASYHKADEDREEQKFQREPRHLFIENYIPLFDSQGERVLAMVEIYKEPQDLVRRIQRGYVLIWASTLVGGALIYLGLFWIVRRAASMLHHQQDRLVASETYAALGEMSSAVAHSLRNPLANIRSSAELAQDIASPQALRNITDIITQVDRMSRWVRDLLVSLRPVSDEPEAVDLMAALEDTRQAFAPQIERNGVGFRLLGPAEQWVASQPLQLTQILNSLFANALEAMPNGGQLCAEVQLLESGQAQLMLSDTGKGMTEQQRRMVFKPFFTTKQGGLGVGLALVKRIMERFGGSVELSSRIEEGTRVSLTFNIAAGGDHGPQHPGGRG comes from the coding sequence ATGCAGACGCTGGAGAACGAAACCCCTGACAGCACCCGTGGCCCCTCCGTAGGGGGGGCTGTGCCGCTGCACGAATTCAACCTGCTGCGCTGGTTCTCCCTGGTCAGCCTGTTGATCATCGCATCGGTGGCCGGTGGCCTGGGCTATGTGTCGACCCGCTTCGTGGTGCGTGACAGCGTCGAGCGCGACGCCATGCTGACCGCCCAGTTCATCCAGGCCATGGCCCAGGCCGAGGTCCGTCACTCTCAGCTGCCGCCAGGCACCACCATGGGCGAGCTGATCGACCCTCGGCTGGACCAGCAACACCTGCAGTTCGGTGCCCCGTTGGCGGAGTCGACCCGGGTGGAGTTCCTCGACCATGTGGAGCACCTGCCCGACACGCTGCTGGCCAATGTCTATGCCCGCGATCGCACCGTGGTCTGGTCGACCAACCCGCAGTTGATTGGCAAACACATCGACGAGGACGACGACCTCGAGCACGCCTTTGGCTCGCGCAAGGCCGTTTCGGCCAGCTATCACAAGGCCGATGAGGACCGTGAGGAGCAGAAATTCCAGCGTGAGCCCCGGCACCTGTTCATCGAGAACTACATCCCGCTGTTCGATAGCCAGGGCGAGCGGGTGCTGGCGATGGTCGAGATCTACAAGGAGCCCCAGGACCTGGTGCGGCGAATCCAGCGAGGCTACGTGCTGATCTGGGCGTCCACCCTGGTGGGCGGCGCACTGATCTACCTGGGCCTGTTCTGGATCGTGCGCCGCGCCGCCAGCATGCTGCACCACCAACAGGACCGCCTGGTGGCCAGCGAAACCTATGCCGCCCTGGGCGAAATGTCCTCGGCAGTGGCCCATAGCCTGCGCAATCCATTGGCCAACATCCGTTCCAGCGCCGAACTCGCACAGGATATCGCCAGCCCGCAGGCGCTGCGCAACATCACTGACATCATCACCCAGGTCGACCGCATGTCGCGTTGGGTGCGCGACCTGCTGGTATCGCTGCGCCCGGTCAGCGACGAGCCGGAGGCGGTGGACCTGATGGCCGCCCTCGAGGATACACGCCAGGCCTTCGCCCCGCAGATCGAGCGCAATGGTGTGGGGTTCAGGCTGCTGGGGCCTGCTGAACAGTGGGTTGCCAGCCAGCCACTGCAACTGACCCAGATCCTCAACAGCCTGTTCGCCAATGCCCTGGAGGCCATGCCCAACGGTGGGCAGCTGTGCGCCGAGGTCCAGTTGCTGGAGAGCGGGCAGGCGCAACTGATGCTCAGCGACACCGGCAAAGGCATGACCGAGCAGCAGCGGCGCATGGTGTTCAAGCCGTTCTTCACCACCAAACAGGGCGGCCTGGGCGTGGGCCTGGCCCTGGTCAAACGCATCATGGAACGCTTCGGCGGCTCGGTCGAACTGAGCAGCCGCATCGAGGAAGGAACCCGCGTCAGCCTGACTTTCAACATTGCAGCGGGAGGGGACCATGGACCACAGCATCCTGGTGGTCGAGGATGA